A stretch of Oncorhynchus mykiss isolate Arlee chromosome 26, USDA_OmykA_1.1, whole genome shotgun sequence DNA encodes these proteins:
- the LOC110506819 gene encoding E3 ubiquitin-protein ligase TRIM21: MEPEGDPGVMSRRAKRERMESPAPSCLSMNSGRSMEQPYAFKREPLTPDLSASLLTEDQFRCSVCSEVLRDPVSIPCGHSYCRQCISTYWVQPGPAGDYVCLQCSKRSRDRPVLCTNTALARLLQGLQQAGFSPALPALGYAGPGDVACDICSGQKLRAVKSCLTCTVSYCESHVRQHYTVPALQRHTLAEVTGDGGHKGHQGNTGQTERIKEEETMESEEEEREGVSKKMTEVKEEEEDSDEGLSDLKKNPKTKSLVSEVKNISKSYSDLQQENSNLKHVVRELSKKNAVLKQEVTFEKELVDIRTAALNKITVTLISDPQQQREAEYVRRNLKNMTMDYVDVTLDPDTAHPKLILSEDRKQVRCGDVWQGLPDNPERFDISVCVVGKESFSSGRFYYEVQVKGKTGWCLGVATKSINLKGTIYLNPEDGYWTVMLRNGQYWAGAVPTVPIFLREEVQKVGVFVDYEEGRVSFYNVEARSHIHSFTGCTFTEKLYPFFSPGNNYTGQNSTPLVITPVDITD; encoded by the exons ATGGAGCCTGAGGGAGACCCTGGAGTCATGAGTAGGag AGCCAAGCGGGAGAGAATGGAGTCTCCTGCTCCCAGCTGTCTCTCTATGAATAGTGGCAGGTCAATGGAGCAACCATATGCTTTTAAAAGAGAACCCTTGACCCCTGATTTGAG tgccAGTCTGCTGACTGAGGATCAGTTCAGATGTTCTGTGTGTTCAGAGGTGCTGAGGGACCCGGTCTCCATTCCCTGTGGACACAGTTACTGCAGGCAGTGCATCAGCACATACTGGGTCCAGCCCGGCCCTGCAGGAGACTATGTGTGTCTCCAGTGCAGTAAGAGATCCAGAGACCGGCCAGTGCTCTGCACTAAcacagccttggccaggttgcTCCAGGGGCTCCAGCAGGCAGGCTTCAGTCCTGCCCTCCCTGCTCTGGGCTATGCTGGGCCTGGGGACGTGGCCTGTGATATCTGCTCTGGACAGAAGCTCAGAGCGGTGAAGTCCTGTCTGACCTGCACTGTCTCCTACTGTGAGAGCCACGTCAGGCAGCACTACACTGTCCCAGCACTGCAGAGACACACCCTGGCTGAGGTCACTGGAGACGGGGGACACAAAGGTCATCAAGGCAAcactggacagacagagaggatcaaAGAG GAGGAGACTATGgagtctgaggaggaggagagggaaggtgtCTCTAAAAAGATGACGGAAGttaaagaggaggaagaagattcTGATGAGGGACTTTCTGATCTAAAGAAGAACCCTAAAACTAAATCTCTTGTCTCTGAAGTGAAGAACATCTCTAAGTCCTACTCAGACTTGCAGCAGGAGAACTCTAATCTTAAACATGTTGTTCGTGAACTCAGTAAAAAGAATGCTGTGTTAAAACAAGAGGTAACATTTGAGAAAGAACTGGTGGACATCAGAACTGCTGCTCTGAATAAGATCACAGTTACTCTCATCTCAGACccacagcaacagagagaggctgagtaTGTGAGAAGAAACCTGAAGAATATGACCATGGACTATG TGGATGTGACTCTTGATCCTGATACAGCACATCCCAAACTCATCCTGTCTGAAGACAGGAAACAAGTTAGATGTGGAGATGTATGGCAGGGTCTCCCTGACAACCCAGAGAGGTTTgatatctctgtctgtgtggtgggAAAGGAGAGTTTCTCCTCAGGGAGATTCTACTATGAGGTGCAGGTGAAGGGGAAGACTGGCTGGTGTTTAGGAGTGGCCACGAAGTCCATCAACCTGAAGGGGACGATTTACCTGAATCCTGAGGATGGATACTGGACTGTGATGCTGAGGAATGGACAGTACTGGGCTGGCGCTGTCCCCACTGTCCCAATCTTCCTTAGAGAGGAGGTCCAGAAGGTGGGGGTGTTTGTGGATTATGAGGAGGGTCGGGTCTCCTTCTataatgtggaggccaggtctcaTATCCACTCTTTTACTGGCTGTACCTTCACTGAGAAACTCTATCCATTCTTCAGCCCTGGTAATAATTACACTGGTCAAAACTCAACCCCACTGGTCATCACTCCTGTAgatatcactgactga